A region from the Hylaeus volcanicus isolate JK05 chromosome 6, UHH_iyHylVolc1.0_haploid, whole genome shotgun sequence genome encodes:
- the LOC128877829 gene encoding alpha-tocopherol transfer protein-like isoform X1 has translation MPQENEITALVNGGTDGASLKEDRQPKEIFGEDLPKDKVEGGQGHQEDPNGMPELKDDVVQADDEEVALNLGEPSPEVMEYARREIGETEEVKCRTIQELRDMIYERGECQPHRMDDDFLIRFLRVRNFNVHRAHRLIVNYYNFKEEHPEIHQDVSPLEMRYIGDDDVMTVPAYRTQCGRRIMIYRLGNWNPRKYPVEEIFKATVLILELGVLEPTAQILGGVAIFDLQDIMMAHAWSITPQVASMVIALMVSAFPMKTHAIHILHQSWVFDVMFAVFKPLLDVRMQNKIFFHGSNMESLHQHISPNHLPKKYGGTREELPYYKWIDNLSKTPRIVKEMKQLGYVVPPEISNKMGHLLDD, from the exons ATGCCGCAGGAGAACGAGATAACCGCGTTGGTGAACGGTGGTACCGATGGTGCGTCCTTGAAGGAGGATCGACAACCGAAGGAGATCTTCGGGGAGGATCTGCCGAAGGACAAGGTCGAAGGTGGACAGGGGCACCAGGAGGACCCGAACGGGATGCCCGAGCTAAAGGACGACGTCGTCCAGGCTGACGACGAGGAGGTCGCCTTGAATCTCGGAGAACCCTCTCCGGAAGTAATGGAGTACGCCAGAAGGGAGATAGGGGAGACGGAAGAGGTCAAGTGTCGAACCATTCAAGAGCTGAGGGACATGATTTACG AGAGGGGTGAGTGTCAGCCACACAGGATGGACGATGACTTCCTGATCAGATTCCTGAGAGTAAGAAATTTCAACGTCCATCGCGCCCATCGATTG ATAGTGAATTACTACAACTTCAAAGAGGAACACCCAGAAATTCATCAGGATGTGAGCCCATTGGAGATGAGGTACATCGGGGACGACGACGTGATGACGGTGCCGGCGTACAGGACCCAGTGCGGCAGGAGGATAATGATCTATCGATTGGGTAACTGGAATCCGAGGAAATATCCCGTGGAGGAAATCTTCAAGGCCACGGTTCTCATCCTCGAGCTGGGAGTCCTGGAGCCAACCGCACAGATTCTTGGTGGCGTCGCCATTTTCGATCTACAGGACATCATGATGGCACATGCGTGGTCAATCACTCCACAG GTGGCCAGTATGGTGATAGCTCTGATGGTGTCGGCGTTCCCTATGAAGACCCACGCCATACACATCCTCCATCAGTCCTGGGTGTTCGATGTGATGTTCGCCGTGTTCAAGCCGTTGCTAGACGTCAGGATGCAGAACAAGATTTTCTTCCATGGCAGCAATATGGAGAGCCTCCATCAGCACATCTCGCCCAATCACTTGCCGAAGAAGTATGGCGGAACGCGGGAGGAATTGCCTTACTACAAGTGGATCGACAACCTCAGCAAAACCCCTAGGATCGTCAAAGAGATGAAGCAACTCGGTTACGTGGTACCCCCAGAGATCTCCAATAAAATGGGACATCTGCTCGACGACTGA
- the LOC128877829 gene encoding alpha-tocopherol transfer protein-like isoform X2 — protein MPELKDDVVQADDEEVALNLGEPSPEVMEYARREIGETEEVKCRTIQELRDMIYERGECQPHRMDDDFLIRFLRVRNFNVHRAHRLIVNYYNFKEEHPEIHQDVSPLEMRYIGDDDVMTVPAYRTQCGRRIMIYRLGNWNPRKYPVEEIFKATVLILELGVLEPTAQILGGVAIFDLQDIMMAHAWSITPQVASMVIALMVSAFPMKTHAIHILHQSWVFDVMFAVFKPLLDVRMQNKIFFHGSNMESLHQHISPNHLPKKYGGTREELPYYKWIDNLSKTPRIVKEMKQLGYVVPPEISNKMGHLLDD, from the exons ATGCCCGAGCTAAAGGACGACGTCGTCCAGGCTGACGACGAGGAGGTCGCCTTGAATCTCGGAGAACCCTCTCCGGAAGTAATGGAGTACGCCAGAAGGGAGATAGGGGAGACGGAAGAGGTCAAGTGTCGAACCATTCAAGAGCTGAGGGACATGATTTACG AGAGGGGTGAGTGTCAGCCACACAGGATGGACGATGACTTCCTGATCAGATTCCTGAGAGTAAGAAATTTCAACGTCCATCGCGCCCATCGATTG ATAGTGAATTACTACAACTTCAAAGAGGAACACCCAGAAATTCATCAGGATGTGAGCCCATTGGAGATGAGGTACATCGGGGACGACGACGTGATGACGGTGCCGGCGTACAGGACCCAGTGCGGCAGGAGGATAATGATCTATCGATTGGGTAACTGGAATCCGAGGAAATATCCCGTGGAGGAAATCTTCAAGGCCACGGTTCTCATCCTCGAGCTGGGAGTCCTGGAGCCAACCGCACAGATTCTTGGTGGCGTCGCCATTTTCGATCTACAGGACATCATGATGGCACATGCGTGGTCAATCACTCCACAG GTGGCCAGTATGGTGATAGCTCTGATGGTGTCGGCGTTCCCTATGAAGACCCACGCCATACACATCCTCCATCAGTCCTGGGTGTTCGATGTGATGTTCGCCGTGTTCAAGCCGTTGCTAGACGTCAGGATGCAGAACAAGATTTTCTTCCATGGCAGCAATATGGAGAGCCTCCATCAGCACATCTCGCCCAATCACTTGCCGAAGAAGTATGGCGGAACGCGGGAGGAATTGCCTTACTACAAGTGGATCGACAACCTCAGCAAAACCCCTAGGATCGTCAAAGAGATGAAGCAACTCGGTTACGTGGTACCCCCAGAGATCTCCAATAAAATGGGACATCTGCTCGACGACTGA